Within Flavobacterium pisciphilum, the genomic segment TCCCTGATTTGTAAGTCTTTGATTATTTCAAGATATTTATGATACTCCCAGTAGGCAAAAAAAGTTTTTGCCATATTAATCATCGTTTCTAATGTTATTCTTCCAATCAAAAACGGGTTTAATATTACCAGGCTCTCTGCCCATATAAACCCCCAACTCTCGACCTCCATCAATTATTGTGAAATGAATAATATCACTCTCTTTAAATATTGATTGTCTTTTATCTTCAACAATAAAAAGGGTTAAACTAAAACTACCTGATTGAAAGAAATTTGCAGGAAAAGTACAGGTCAAAATATTTTCACCCTTCCTTAATATCTCACCAGAATTAGCATTAGAAAAAGAGAATAAAGGTTCCCCTATGTCATTATAAAGATGATATGTTATATGATATCTTTGAGCATCATTGCCTTTTAGAAATATGTTAGTTACTAACTCAATTTCTTTATTTTCTATTAATGGATTATCGGGGTTTTCATCAAGATTTTGAAGACCAATTTCATTTAACCTAAATATTTCATTATCAAAATTATCAAATTTTTTGCTATTTGACCTTTCTGAATCAGAGCCTCCTAAATAATAAGAAACTGCTATATCAATATCTTCATCCAAAACTAATCTTCCGTGTTCCATAACTATCCCTCGTGAACATAAACTCTTTACCGCTGCCATATTATGGCTAACAAATAAAACTGTACGTCCTTGACCACTAGAAATATCTTGCATTTTACCAATAGCTTTTTTCTGAAACTCGGCATCACCTACTGCCAAGACCTCATCAATAACTAAAATTTCGGGTTCTAAAAAAGCTGCAACTGCAAATGCCAATCGTACTGTCATACCACTACTATACCGTTTTACTGGGGTATCAATGTAACGTTCACAACCCGAAAAATCAATAATTTCATCTAGTTTTGTGGCAATTTCCTTTTTAGTCATTCCTAAAATTGCACCGTTCAAAAATATATTTTCACGACCTGTCATTTCACCATTAAATCCTGTACCTACTTCTAACAAAGAAGCTATACGTCCTCGAGACTTAATACTCCCAGTAGTTGGTGCTGTAACCTTTGATAATATTTTTAATAACGTAGATTTTCCAGCACCATTTTTGCCAATGATACCTAAAACCTCACCACGCCCCAGCTCAAAGTTAATATCTTGTAGGGCCCAAACATAATCACTAGTTCCTTTAGTGCTACGATCATTAGTGTCTCCAATTTTCAAATATGGATTTTCTTTCCCACGTATACGATGCCACCAACGATTTAAATCATGACTTAATGTTCCAGTACCAACCTGTCCCAAACGATATTGTTTTGAGATGTTTTCAGCTTTTAATATAATATCTTTTTTCAATTATAAATTGTGTGTGATGAATATCTAAAATATTTTAAATTAAACTGTATCAATAAAACTTTTTTCAGTTTTATTAAAGACCAATAATCCGGAAAATAATATAATCAGTGTTACCGTGAGAGTATAAAATAGTCCATAAAAAGAAACATCTCCAACACTCAAAAGCATATATCTAGATGTTTCAATTATATAAGCTAAAGGATTGTATTGTACCAACCACCCATAGTTTGGTATTTTATCTTTAATTAGTGCCATTGGATATACAACTGCAGAAAGATACATTAGTAATTGTATACCAAAACCAATTAAATTACTAAAGTCTCTATACTTAGTAACCAATGACGATATAAACATTCCCAACCCGAGCCCAAGAATACCCATTAGGACTATAAGTATAGGGAAAAAAAATGTTACTGCATTTAAGCTAATAGCAGCACCTTGAAAGTAATAATAAATGTAAAAAATAATAAAAATCAAAAACTGAATTCCAAATTTTATCAAGTTAGAAATTACAATAGATAAGGGGGTAATTATTCTTGGAAAATATACTTTCCCAAATATACCAGCATTAGCCCTAAAAGTATCAGAAGTTCCAGTAAGACAAGCTGTAAAATAATTCCAAACCGTTATCCCTGCAAGATTAAACAAAAAAGGTGGTACAGAACCTGTGTCAATTCCAGCTACATTATTGAATATTATAGTAAATGTTATTGAAGTAAATAAAGGTTGAATTAAGTACCAAAGCGGGCCCAAAACTGTTTGTTTATAAACCGTTACAATATCTCTTTTTACAAAGAGTAGTATTAAATCACGATATTGCCAAATTTCTTTTAGATTAATTGATAAAAATTTATTCTTAGGTGTTATTTCAAACAACCAAGGAGTCGAAACATCTTTTGATTTATTCATGAATACTTTTAAAATTCTGTCTAAAAAACAACTAGCTACTGTTCTTTTGAGCCTGTAATTATGTACAATTTTCACAGCAAATATAATAATTAGATCTAATCATTATTATTTGCTACACTTCTTAATTTTAAAATTTATGAAAATAAAAAAGGTGTTTTTATAAAAAAAACACCTTAGCTAATTTTAAAGAAAAAATAATCTTACATAAATATCATTTATCAAGAATTTCAAAACTAGAGTTCATACTCTTAAACTCTGGTACTATCTTTTTCATTTTGGCAACAATATCATCGTTGTCAAAAAATTTAGATATACCTATTAACTCATCAATTTCAATATGAAGGGTTTCATATTCATCCTGAATTTCTTCGGCAATCATAATTTTATTATGATATGTAGGAAGAGTTTTTGAAGTATCATTTAATAACTCTTCAAAAAGCTTTTCTCCTGGTCTAAGTCCAACTATCTGGATCTTAATTTCTTTTTCAGGAATAAATCCAGCTAATTTTATCATTTTCCGAGCCAAATCGATAATCTTAACAGGTTTTCCCATATCAAATATATAAATTTCGCCTCCATTCCCCATTGCGCCAGCTTCAAGAACTAATTGACATGCCTCAGGAATGGTCATAAAATACCTAATGATATCAGGATGTGTTATAGTAAGTGGTCCTCCCTCTGCAATTTGTTTAGTAAATAAGGGAACTACTGATCCATTAGAACCTAATACATTACCGAAACGAGTTGTAATAAATTTCGTAGTATCATTCCCTTTTTCTTTTTGATTTTTTAAGTGTAATGACTGTACGTATTTTTCAGCAATACGCTTACTAGCCCCCATTACATTACTAGGATTTACTGCTTTATCTGTAGAAACCATTACGAATTTCTTTACCTTATACTTACAGGCTAAATCGGCTAGATTTTTAGTTCCTTCTATATTTGTTAATATAGCTTGTGACGGATTTTCTTCCATCAAAGGGACATGCTTATAAGCAGCGGCATGAAAAACAACCTGAGGTCCATATACTTTAAAAACTCTCTCCATTGCCTCTTTACTTTTCACATCTGCTATTACAGCATGAATTCGAGAATCCGAAATTATATTTTGAGTTTCTAAACAAAGGCTATGTAGTGGTGTTTCAGCTTGATCTAATAAAATTATTTTTCTAGGATTAAATCCTATTACTTGCCTTACTATTTCACTACCAATTGACCCTGCAGCTCCAGTAATTAAAATGGTTTTATCTTTTAGCTGTTTAGATATAGATTTACTATCCAATACAATTGGTTTTCTTTCAAGTAAATCTTCAATCTGAATATTCTTTACCTTTTGAGAGATTTCTTTCTGGTTTTCCCAATCTGAAATTAGAGGTACTGTGTAGACCCTATAATTAAATTCTAGACATTGATCTACAATAATCAACTGTTCATCCTTAGACAGACTTTTATCTGCAATGATAATACCCTCTGCAGCCACTGAACGCATTAATGCAGGCAATCTTTTCTTTTGAATTAAGATTGGTAAATCCAACATCCTCTTTGAAGCATTTTGATTGTTTTTATCTACGAAACCTACAATTTTAAACCGAGAAGGTGTTTCAAATTTTAATGCATTTGCGACCGATATTGCATTCGCATCAGTCCCATAAATGATAGTTCTAATTAATTTAGTGTTGTTTTTTTCAGCAAAATAAAGTTCAAATGTTTGTTTGACAACAACTCTATATAAAAACAAGCCACAGAATGAAAGTACTATATTTATGAAAAATGCAGTATTCAAAAATGCTTTATCTCCGTGATATAATTCATATACAAAATTGAAAAACAAGAAAACAACTAACACTGACATTTGTGAGAACAACAGCTTAATAGCATCAATGTAAGATGAATGTCTAATTATCCCTGAATAGGTCCTAAATAACCAAAAGAAAAAAATATTAACTCCTAAAAGCGAGCCAACAAAATAAAACTCATGATGTGTTATAATATAACCTAAACCAGTACCTTTAAATAATAAATAAGTAAAAGTAAAAGAAAAAATTAAGACCATGACATCCATCAAAACTATAATCCATCTAGGTAAGTAACTCAAGTTATGAATATTAAGCCTTAGATTAGCTATAGAAAAATACTTAGCAAATAAAATTGCAAGATTGGTTGGTTTATTATTCAAATTAGTTAGTCTTAAAATTATTGAGCCTGATAATAATTACAAAAATACGAAATAATGGATTTAAAAAATTAAATTTTAACACCAGCTCTCTTTTGCTTTAAAAAGTCCATTAAATATGCTCCATATCCTGATTTAACAAGTGGCAATGCTAACTCCTCAAGTTGAACATCATTAATAAAACCTTGTCTCCAAGCAATCTCCTCAATACAACCAACTTTTAAGCCTTGTCGCTCTTCTAATACTTGTACAAACTGTCCTGCTTGCATTAAACTATTAAAAGTTCCTGTATCGAGCCATGCTGTACCTCTGCTTAAAATTCCAACTTTTAAAGCTTCTTTCGAAAGATATACTTTATTCACATCAGTAATTTCATATTCTCCACGTGCACTAGGCAGAATGCTTTTTGCTATCTCAACAACTGAATTATCATAAAAATATAATCCTGGAACAGCATAATTAGATTTAGGATTATTTGGTTTTTCTTCTATCGAAATAGCTTTTAAATCTTCGTCAAATTCTACTACTCCATAACGTTCTGGGTCTGAAACATGATATGCAAAAACCACTCCTCCATTTGGTTTTGTATTTGATCGCAAGAGTTCTTGCATATTAGCTCCAAAGAAAATATTATCTCCTAAAATTAAAGCGACATCATCATTTCCAATAAATTCTTCTCCAATTACAAAGGCTTGAGCTAATCCGTTTGGAATAGCTTGTTCAGCATAACTAAATTTACAACCCAAGCTCTCTCCATCTCCTAATAACTTTTTAAAATTTGGCAAATCATGAGGAGTTGAAATAATTAAAATTTCATTTATTCCTGCCATCATCAAAGTTGATAATGGATAATAAATCATCGGCTTATCGTACACAGGCATCATTTGCTTACTCATCGCTAGTGTCAATGGATGCAATCTGGTACCAGAACCTCCTGCTAAAATAATTCCTTTCATTTTTATAAATTAAATCTATTTGTATTAACCAAAATCAACACCTATAATTGTTTCAACATTTTTTTTAAACTCTCTTTATAATTTGGAACATCCACTGCATAGATTTGCTTTATTTTACTTTTATCTAACAAAGAAAAAAAGGGTCGTTTCGCAGGAGTAGGATATGCAGAAGAAGGAATACCTTCAACTTTACAGCTATATCCTCCAAGAGCTTTTATATCCAATGCAAATTCATACCAGCTGATTTCTCCTTCATTCGAATAATTATAAATTCCAGGAATCCATTTTTCAAATGAAATAATTTTAATCACTGCTCGTGCTAAATCAACGGCATAGGTTGGTGACCCAATTTGATCATTAACTACACTTATTGAATCTCTTTCTTGCATCAATCGTTGCATCGTTTTTACGAAATTATTCCCAAATTTACTATAAACCCATGATGTTCTAATGATAATTGAATTTGTGTTTTCTTTTAAACAAGCTAATTCTCCCAATCTTTTAGTTTCTCCATATGCATTAATAGGATTTGTTAAAGCTTCTTCATCCAGAGCTACTGATGACGTCCCGTCAAAAACATAATCTGTTGATAAATGAATTAATTTTACTTCATTCCTAGTTGAATAATTTGCTAGTACTCCTACTGCTAAATTATTAATAATATTAGCTAAATCTTTTTCTGATTCTGCTTTATCAACAGCAGTATAAGCACCACAATTTAAGATAATTGTAGGTTTTATATCACGCAATTGAACTTTAAGCAAATCTAAATCATCCAACGTAATTATATTTCTATCAGCAAAAATCCATTCATATTGCAAATAGTCTGATGATAATATTGAGAACTCCGTCCCTAGTTGTCCATTTGCTCCAGTTACTAGAATCCTTTCCATTAAAACAAACTATTACAATTTTCAATAAAGGGAAGGCTTTGATCCTTTTCAGAAACAATAGCCTTTTTTAAATCTATCCCCCAATCAATATTTAATAAAGGATCGTTAAATCTTATTCCTCCTTCTGATTCTTTGTTATAAAATTCATCACACTTATACATCACTGAAGCCGTTTTACTAATAACAGAAAAACCATGAGCAAAACCTTTTGGCACTAACAATTGCTTTTTATTTTCAGCTGAGAGCAAAACACTAAATGATTTCCCATAAGTAGAAGAATCTCTTCTCAAATCTAATACAACATCCATAACTTCACCTTCTAGCGCCCTTATTAATTTACTTTGCGTAAAAGGAGGATTTTGATAATGCAGCCCCCGTAAAGTTCCTTTTTTAGAAAAAGACTGATTATCTTGAACAAAATCAATATCAATTCCTAAATCTTTAAACTTAGTCTTATTATACGATTCAAAGAAATACCCCCTTTCATCGCCAAAAACTGTTGGCTCAATAATTATTAAATCTTTTATAAATGTTTCTACAATTTTCATATTAAAATATAATTTTTCTTTTTAATTAAAGAAAATCTTGATTACTTCCTCAATTCTACTTTTATCTTCATTAGTAAAGTTAGCCACTAATGTAAAACATAATACTTTTTCGAATAAAATTTTAGCGTTTTTTCCCCACAATATAAATATTAAAAAATATAAACTGTAGCTGTAATCACCTTATAAAAGTCTAGATTCGATATCTTCTTTCTCAAAAACCAATCTTAAGATTTCCCTATTAATCTTCTTATTACAATCATCTTCAATCAAAATTGTACTCAACCAATAATTAGAAAAATAATCTTAATTTGGTTCATCGAGAACTTTCACACCATCTATTTCTATAAATACATATTTTTATAAAAATCATCTATCTCCAACGCAAAATAATATTTTAATCCAAAACTTCTATTTAACCACACCCTATACCTGTACAGATATTTCTTACTCTATAGTTATAATCTATTCCGTTATGCTTATAATGTACTGCATTATCTCTAGATTAAATAGCATAAAAAATAGCCTTTTCCATATTTTCATCCAAATCACTAATTAATACACTTTCACCAGAAGTAGTAATTATCTTATTCCCATTAAATACTAGTATACCAGAATACCCAACCATATAAATGAACAATAATGACTTTGAGCTTCTTCCCAATTGCAATTCTATCTTTAATCACAACTTCAAGAAATTCTGGACAAATATTCCAAGTATCAAACACACTATCTACAAAATCAGGAATAGTTCCTTTATATATAATAGAGTTTGCTAGTACCGAAAATATCATACTCTGACAAATTACCTGATCTTTCAACTTAATTCCTAAAATAGGATTAATACCAAATAGAGTTATGCAATCCACTGAATTTAAAACAACTATAGAAGCTTCATTATCAAAATAGCTTTATAACTTATTCTCAAAGTTATAAATATTTTAGTCTTCCAAAAGCAATCCAAGAATGATTTAATGTTTTTTTTTAAATATATTTTACTTTAATCTACTTTGTTTTGATACTAATATTTTTTCGTTACTCATCAATTTTCCAATAATCTAAATCATAACGAACATCATCTTCTTCAACATTTGCTAATGGCAAAGTAGAAAATGAAATCAATTTAGAGTTTATTTCTAAAGACTGAATCGCATTAGCATATCCTGCTGGTATATGGACAATTTTACTATCAGAAAAAGTAATAATAACTGTCTCAATTGCCAATTCTTTAGATGGATTCTCCCAATTATCAATTTTTACAAAATGTATTTTGAAAGATCCACTAATACAGTAAAAATTTTTAACATCAAATTTATGTCCTTGCCAAGCACGAATAGGATTCTTTTCAGAATTACTAATAATGTAAAATCTTTCGATATCATTAAAACTAAAATCATTTACATATGAAATAGTTCCTCGATGATCTGAAAATCTCCCTCCTTTAATTATTCTCGGAATCATCTATAAATTTTAAATTGTTTTTATTCAATAAATAAAATTTCAATGAATAAATCAATAGTAAAGGTATAATTACAATTATGAATAATATTACATCATTAACTCTTTGATATAAAAAAACTACCAAAACTGAAATTATTATTTGGATAATTGCATAATATAAAGCAACTACTCGGTGTTGTATTTTATATTCATTGCTTAAAACTTGATATAAATGCAAACGATGAGCTTCAAAAATATTTTGCTTCAAAAACAAACGATGTATGATTGTACAAATAGCATCAACTCCATAAACAGCTAAAAACAACAACCAGATAATCGAATTGGTTGCCAAAATTAATTTTAGAACTAGATAAATCACCCAAAAAGCAATTGCAATACTTCCAATATCTCCAGCAAAACATTTTGCTTTTTTTCTATAATTAAAAAACAAAAAAACCAAACTAGCTATTATCACATAATTTATAAAAACAGCATCGATGAATAATTGAATTTTTGTGTTTACATATAGTAATGCTCCCATAACAACTAAAGTATATAAACCTGTAATACCATTTATCCCATCCATAAAATTATAAGCATTGATTAATCCTATGGATAAAATATAAGTAATAACAACTCCATATACAGGCATCAAATCAAAGACGTTTAAATCATAGAAAATTAATGTAATAGCAAAAAAGTGAGCAGATATTCTTATTTTATTTGATAGACTTTGGATATCATCCCAAAAACTAACCAAACTAACCAAAGTTATTCCAGTAAAGAAAAAATAGTTACTCTGTATATGCTGAGTAAAGTATAACAAAGCAGAAAACCAAAAAATGATTCCACCCCCTCTTAAAGTAATTTCAGTATGTGAGCTTCTTTCATTGGGTTTGTCGATGATATTTAAACGGTTTGCTACTTTAAAATAAAGTAACATTATGATCATTAAGATGATTCCTAGTATTGTGTATTGCATTTATAAAATTTTAATTATTTTTCATCATTAACATAATTATTTAAAACGATATAATTTCTGTAAATAAATCACTTATGTTCTTTAAGTAATAACGTTTTATAGGGAATTAATTTAAATTCATCTTTTTGCGTACTCTCACTATCAAGTTTTATAGTTCTGTAATAAGGTAAAAAATAAAAACAGCACATAAAACTAATAACCCAAAAGCGTTTGTTTTGCACGGCATACCATATGATATCAGCAATAAGGATAATTTCAAATATCCTAAAATAGATATAAATCCGAGTCAATTCAATAGATTCTGAAAAAACATTTAAAAATAAGATTGAACAGATGTAGAGCAATAGTAAATATCTTTGATAATCATTTTTATAGCCCTTTTTTTCAAAATAACTTATCACTAAAACACCCATAGTATTAATAACCAATAGCTTTAATAAAGGTACAGCAACAGCAAATTTATTTGAAACATAAAATAAATAATGAGAATCTTCAAGAAATAAACTTAACCAATGAATAATTCCAATTCTCGATACAACAAATGAAACTCCCATTAAGATGAACAAATGGTAATTTGTTATAAAACTCCCCCATTTGTAAACTATAAAAAAAATCAAAAAAGGGATCAAACAACTGTAATGAAATGAAATCCCCACTAACATCCAAAAAAAATAAATAAAATACTTTTTTTCTAACAAAAAAGTAAAAGCATAAAAAGCTATCGTAACAGACAGATACTGTCTCATAAAAGTAAATGAATACAAAAACATTACTGGAATCAAAAAATAAAGAACCATAGGAAGACTACTTTTTTTAGTATATTTCCTAATTGCCAGATAAGCAAAAAGATAAGTAAAAAAGGAAAAAAAGAAAAAAAGAAACTTGTAATCTAAATTCAGATATCTAAAGACTTTCATAATAGCTAAAAAACCAAATTCAAAACCATCATCTCTAGTTCCTTTATTGTACCATCCCACATAATTACTATAATCCAAACCTATTCTGTCTCTAAGGCCTCCAATTAGAACCAAAATACCAAAAATCACTAAACTAATATTCTTTTCTGTTCCTTGATACCTATAACTAATAAATAATAGTGATAACATTATTAACAATAATAAACTATAAAACCCCATAATACTATTTATTTTTTCTAACTGATTCTATTACAATTTTTCACTTAAAAAATAATAAACTGAAAATAAGTCGCTTATAATTCTATTGTTTTGAAATAGAAAATAAAACAACAATTAATTATTTTTATTTTCTGAAACTTTCAATTGTCTTTTCTAATCCTTCTTTTACTGTATAAGGAAGCTTTTCTATTCCTAAAACTCCCTTAATTTTTTTATTAGATACTATATAATTTTCCGTCAGCTTTTGGAGTACTTGAGAATTTAAAGGTAATTTTATAAAATCTCCAGTTTTTACTAATGCATTTATAATTTTTTTAGGTATTGCAATCGTTAAGTTTTTTTTCTTAGAAATAGAAGATATAATACAAACTAATTCATTTGTAGATAAAACCTCATCGTCCGCAAAATTATAAACTCCTGATGGAATTTCTTTATTTATAAGAATTTCTTTAATCATAAAATTGAGATTATCTATCCCTAAAAATGATCTTTGATTATCAAACGCTGCCAAAGGATATGGAATTCTTTTTTTTACAACACTATAAAGAAGATTCAAATTTCCTTTATTCCCAGGTCCATGAATCATACAAGGCCGTATAATAAAAACTCTTTTCCCATATGGAATTTTTTTCGATAGTAGATATTCTTCTGCTTTTAATTTAGATTGCCCATAAGGAGTTTTGGGATTAGGTTGAATATCTTCATATAAAATATCCAAAACATTATCTGCAACAGCTTTTACACTACTAAAATAAACAAAATCTTTAATTTCACTTTCTAAAAAAACATCAAACAATTCTTTGGTTAAATCTGTGTTTATTTTGAAATACTCAGATGCATCAGATATATTTTTCGTATCATGCGCTTTTCCTGCCAAATGAATAATTGCATCCCCATTAAAATTAAATTTCCAATTTGAATTTCTTAATGAAATTGACTTTATTGAAAAACATAAACTTGATAAATAATTAGACAAATTCTGACCTACAAAACCTGAACAACCTGTTATGATTATTTTTTTCATTATCTGGCAAATTTAAAATAGATAAACCTATATATTTTAAATGGCATAACCCTTAATGGTATTTTAAATAAAAAAACCTTTGT encodes:
- a CDS encoding polysaccharide ABC transporter ATP-binding protein, whose product is MKKDIILKAENISKQYRLGQVGTGTLSHDLNRWWHRIRGKENPYLKIGDTNDRSTKGTSDYVWALQDINFELGRGEVLGIIGKNGAGKSTLLKILSKVTAPTTGSIKSRGRIASLLEVGTGFNGEMTGRENIFLNGAILGMTKKEIATKLDEIIDFSGCERYIDTPVKRYSSGMTVRLAFAVAAFLEPEILVIDEVLAVGDAEFQKKAIGKMQDISSGQGRTVLFVSHNMAAVKSLCSRGIVMEHGRLVLDEDIDIAVSYYLGGSDSERSNSKKFDNFDNEIFRLNEIGLQNLDENPDNPLIENKEIELVTNIFLKGNDAQRYHITYHLYNDIGEPLFSFSNANSGEILRKGENILTCTFPANFFQSGSFSLTLFIVEDKRQSIFKESDIIHFTIIDGGRELGVYMGREPGNIKPVFDWKNNIRNDD
- a CDS encoding ABC transporter permease; this translates as MNKSKDVSTPWLFEITPKNKFLSINLKEIWQYRDLILLFVKRDIVTVYKQTVLGPLWYLIQPLFTSITFTIIFNNVAGIDTGSVPPFLFNLAGITVWNYFTACLTGTSDTFRANAGIFGKVYFPRIITPLSIVISNLIKFGIQFLIFIIFYIYYYFQGAAISLNAVTFFFPILIVLMGILGLGLGMFISSLVTKYRDFSNLIGFGIQLLMYLSAVVYPMALIKDKIPNYGWLVQYNPLAYIIETSRYMLLSVGDVSFYGLFYTLTVTLIILFSGLLVFNKTEKSFIDTV
- a CDS encoding polysaccharide biosynthesis protein, producing MNNKPTNLAILFAKYFSIANLRLNIHNLSYLPRWIIVLMDVMVLIFSFTFTYLLFKGTGLGYIITHHEFYFVGSLLGVNIFFFWLFRTYSGIIRHSSYIDAIKLLFSQMSVLVVFLFFNFVYELYHGDKAFLNTAFFINIVLSFCGLFLYRVVVKQTFELYFAEKNNTKLIRTIIYGTDANAISVANALKFETPSRFKIVGFVDKNNQNASKRMLDLPILIQKKRLPALMRSVAAEGIIIADKSLSKDEQLIIVDQCLEFNYRVYTVPLISDWENQKEISQKVKNIQIEDLLERKPIVLDSKSISKQLKDKTILITGAAGSIGSEIVRQVIGFNPRKIILLDQAETPLHSLCLETQNIISDSRIHAVIADVKSKEAMERVFKVYGPQVVFHAAAYKHVPLMEENPSQAILTNIEGTKNLADLACKYKVKKFVMVSTDKAVNPSNVMGASKRIAEKYVQSLHLKNQKEKGNDTTKFITTRFGNVLGSNGSVVPLFTKQIAEGGPLTITHPDIIRYFMTIPEACQLVLEAGAMGNGGEIYIFDMGKPVKIIDLARKMIKLAGFIPEKEIKIQIVGLRPGEKLFEELLNDTSKTLPTYHNKIMIAEEIQDEYETLHIEIDELIGISKFFDNDDIVAKMKKIVPEFKSMNSSFEILDK
- the rfbA gene encoding glucose-1-phosphate thymidylyltransferase RfbA, which translates into the protein MKGIILAGGSGTRLHPLTLAMSKQMMPVYDKPMIYYPLSTLMMAGINEILIISTPHDLPNFKKLLGDGESLGCKFSYAEQAIPNGLAQAFVIGEEFIGNDDVALILGDNIFFGANMQELLRSNTKPNGGVVFAYHVSDPERYGVVEFDEDLKAISIEEKPNNPKSNYAVPGLYFYDNSVVEIAKSILPSARGEYEITDVNKVYLSKEALKVGILSRGTAWLDTGTFNSLMQAGQFVQVLEERQGLKVGCIEEIAWRQGFINDVQLEELALPLVKSGYGAYLMDFLKQKRAGVKI
- the rfbD gene encoding dTDP-4-dehydrorhamnose reductase, encoding MERILVTGANGQLGTEFSILSSDYLQYEWIFADRNIITLDDLDLLKVQLRDIKPTIILNCGAYTAVDKAESEKDLANIINNLAVGVLANYSTRNEVKLIHLSTDYVFDGTSSVALDEEALTNPINAYGETKRLGELACLKENTNSIIIRTSWVYSKFGNNFVKTMQRLMQERDSISVVNDQIGSPTYAVDLARAVIKIISFEKWIPGIYNYSNEGEISWYEFALDIKALGGYSCKVEGIPSSAYPTPAKRPFFSLLDKSKIKQIYAVDVPNYKESLKKMLKQL
- the rfbC gene encoding dTDP-4-dehydrorhamnose 3,5-epimerase, which produces MKIVETFIKDLIIIEPTVFGDERGYFFESYNKTKFKDLGIDIDFVQDNQSFSKKGTLRGLHYQNPPFTQSKLIRALEGEVMDVVLDLRRDSSTYGKSFSVLLSAENKKQLLVPKGFAHGFSVISKTASVMYKCDEFYNKESEGGIRFNDPLLNIDWGIDLKKAIVSEKDQSLPFIENCNSLF
- a CDS encoding WxcM-like domain-containing protein, with translation MIPRIIKGGRFSDHRGTISYVNDFSFNDIERFYIISNSEKNPIRAWQGHKFDVKNFYCISGSFKIHFVKIDNWENPSKELAIETVIITFSDSKIVHIPAGYANAIQSLEINSKLISFSTLPLANVEEDDVRYDLDYWKIDE
- a CDS encoding MraY family glycosyltransferase, with amino-acid sequence MQYTILGIILMIIMLLYFKVANRLNIIDKPNERSSHTEITLRGGGIIFWFSALLYFTQHIQSNYFFFTGITLVSLVSFWDDIQSLSNKIRISAHFFAITLIFYDLNVFDLMPVYGVVITYILSIGLINAYNFMDGINGITGLYTLVVMGALLYVNTKIQLFIDAVFINYVIIASLVFLFFNYRKKAKCFAGDIGSIAIAFWVIYLVLKLILATNSIIWLLFLAVYGVDAICTIIHRLFLKQNIFEAHRLHLYQVLSNEYKIQHRVVALYYAIIQIIISVLVVFLYQRVNDVILFIIVIIPLLLIYSLKFYLLNKNNLKFIDDSENN
- a CDS encoding EpsG family protein, whose product is MLSLLFISYRYQGTEKNISLVIFGILVLIGGLRDRIGLDYSNYVGWYNKGTRDDGFEFGFLAIMKVFRYLNLDYKFLFFFFSFFTYLFAYLAIRKYTKKSSLPMVLYFLIPVMFLYSFTFMRQYLSVTIAFYAFTFLLEKKYFIYFFWMLVGISFHYSCLIPFLIFFIVYKWGSFITNYHLFILMGVSFVVSRIGIIHWLSLFLEDSHYLFYVSNKFAVAVPLLKLLVINTMGVLVISYFEKKGYKNDYQRYLLLLYICSILFLNVFSESIELTRIYIYFRIFEIILIADIIWYAVQNKRFWVISFMCCFYFLPYYRTIKLDSESTQKDEFKLIPYKTLLLKEHK
- a CDS encoding NAD-dependent epimerase/dehydratase family protein, which translates into the protein MKKIIITGCSGFVGQNLSNYLSSLCFSIKSISLRNSNWKFNFNGDAIIHLAGKAHDTKNISDASEYFKINTDLTKELFDVFLESEIKDFVYFSSVKAVADNVLDILYEDIQPNPKTPYGQSKLKAEEYLLSKKIPYGKRVFIIRPCMIHGPGNKGNLNLLYSVVKKRIPYPLAAFDNQRSFLGIDNLNFMIKEILINKEIPSGVYNFADDEVLSTNELVCIISSISKKKNLTIAIPKKIINALVKTGDFIKLPLNSQVLQKLTENYIVSNKKIKGVLGIEKLPYTVKEGLEKTIESFRK